From the Solanum pennellii chromosome 4, SPENNV200 genome, one window contains:
- the LOC107016296 gene encoding uncharacterized protein LOC107016296 isoform X3, with product MKAETVTLVLVNLAGIMERADESLLPGVYKEVGEALHADPTRLGSLTLFRSMVQSLCYPLAAYLAVRHNRAHVIAYGAFLWAAATFLVAFSSTFTQVAVSRALNGIGLAIVAPAIQSLVADSTDDDKRGMAFGWLQLTSNIGSIIGGLFSLMIAPVTLLGIPGWRLAFHLVGIVSIIIGILVRLFANDPHFPDGHLKATNEGPGKSFKSEVLGLVQEAKSVINIRSFQIIVAQGVTGSFPWSALSFAPMWLELTGLSHEKTGVLICLFVVGSSIGGLFGGRMGDMLSQRLPNCGRIILAQISSASAIPLTAILLLALPDNPSAAFMHGLVLFITGFCISWNAPATNKDCA from the exons ATGAAGGCAGAAACGGTGACACTTGTGCTGGTGAATTTGGCCGGAATTATGGAAAGAGCAGACGAATCTTTGTTACCTGGTGTGTATAAGGAAGTTGGTGAAGCACTACATGCTGATCCAACGAGATTGGGTTCACTCACGCTTTTCCGATCCATGGTTCAGTCTCTGTGCTACCCTCTTGCAGCTTACCTTGCTGTTCGACACAATCGGGCACATGTTATTGCTTATGGTGCTTTTCTTTGGGCTGCCGCTACTTTTCTTGTTGCTTTCTCTTCCACTTTCACGCAG GTGGCAGTATCGAGAGCTTTAAATGGGATAGGACTTGCCATTGTTGCACCTGCTATTCAGTCTCTTGTAGCTGACTCGACTGATGATGACAAACGTGGGATGGCGTTTGGATGGCTACAGCTTACTAGCAATATTGGTTCGATTATTGGTGGATTGTTTTCCTTAATGATAGCGCCCgttactcttttgggaattccTGGTTGGAGGCTCGCCTTTCATCTAGTTGGTATCGTCAGCATTATCATTGGTATTTTGGTTCGCTTATTTGCAAATGATCCTCACTTCCCTGATGGCCATCTGAAAGCCACTAATGAAGGTCCTGGTAAATCCTTTAAGTCAGAAGTGCTAGGTCTCGTTCAAGAAGCCAAATCGGTAATAAATATTCGATCCTTCCAGATTATTGTAGCACAGGGTGTTACTGGTTCTTTTCCTTGGTCAGCTTTGTCCTTCGCGCCAATGTGGTTAGAGCTTACTGGACTTTCCCATGAGAAGACTGGAGTTCTTATTTGCTTGTTTGTGGTAGGCAGTTCAATTGGCGGACTCTTTGGAGGCAGGATGGGAGACATGTTATCCCAGCGTCTACCTAATTGTGGTAGGATAATTCTGGCTCAAATAAGCTCAGCATCAGCGATCCCCCTTACAGCGATCCTTCTGCTGGCTTTGCCTGATAATCCTTCTGCAGCATTCATGCATGGTCTGGTCCTGTTTATTACAGGGTTCTGCATATCTTGGAATGCTCCAGCCACAAACAA AGATTGTGCCTGA
- the LOC107018198 gene encoding uncharacterized protein LOC107018198: MEKSTPVRKSHTNTADLLTWSENPPENSPAIGSAASAARSRQPSDGIQKVVFGGQVTDEEVESLNKRKPCSGYKLKEMTGSGIFVADGENGVLESDSANPIPNRRMYQQAVSGISQISFGDEDTVSPKKPVTIPEVAKQRELSGTLESESEMKLKKQISDAKTKELVGHDIFAPPPEIQPRPSTARALALRESITIGEAAPTNGDSSGDEQVVKTAKKIPEKKLAELTGNDIFKGDNPPASAEKHLSSAKLREMSGSNIFADGKVESRDFYGGVRKPPGGESSIALV; encoded by the exons atggagaaaagcACTCCAGTTCGAAAATCTCACACTAACACTGCAGATCTGCTCACTTGGTCGGAAAATCCGCCGGAAAATTCCCCGGCAATCGGTTCTGCTGCTTCCGCTGCCCGGTCTCGTCAG CCGTCCGATGGGATCCAAAAAGTGGTATTTGGTGGTCAAGTGACTGATGAAGAAGTTGAGAGTTTGAACAAGAG GAAACCTTGTTCTGGTTATAAACTAAAGGAGATGACAGGTAGCGGTATTTTTGTAGCTGATGGAGAAAATGGCGTTTTAGAATCTGACAGTGCTAATCCTATTCCAAATAGAAGGATGTATCAG CAAGCTGTATCTGGTATAAGTCAAATTTCATTTGGTGATGAAGACACCGTGTCTCCAAAGAAGCCAGTCACTATCCCTGAAGTGGCAAAGCAGAGGGAACTAAGTGGAACTCTAGAAAGTGAGTCTGAGATGAAGTTGAAGAAACAAATTTCTGATGCAAAGACCAAGGAGCTCGTCGGACATGACATTTTTGCTCCTCCACCTGAAATTCAACCTCGTCCATCCACTGCTCGTGCATTGGCATTAAGAGAAAGCATTACCATTGGAGAAGCTGCACCAACTAAT GGTGATTCGTCTGGTGACGAACAAGTGGTCAAGACAGCCAAGAAGATTCCTGAAAAGAAGCTTGCAGAGCTCACAGGAAATGACATTTTCAAGGGCGATAATCCTCCAGCATCAGCTGAGAAGCATCTGAGTTCAGCAAAGTTGCGAGAAATGAGTGGAAGCAATATATTTGCAGATGGGAAAGTAGAATCTCGAGACTTCTATGGTGGGGTTCGCAAGCCTCCAGGTGGTGAGAGCAGCATTGCATTGGTGTAA
- the LOC107016296 gene encoding uncharacterized protein LOC107016296 isoform X2 — protein MAFGWLQLTSNIGSIIGGLFSLMIAPVTLLGIPGWRLAFHLVGIVSIIIGILVRLFANDPHFPDGHLKATNEGPGKSFKSEVLGLVQEAKSVINIRSFQIIVAQGVTGSFPWSALSFAPMWLELTGLSHEKTGVLICLFVVGSSIGGLFGGRMGDMLSQRLPNCGRIILAQISSASAIPLTAILLLALPDNPSAAFMHGLVLFITGFCISWNAPATNNPIFAEIVPEKSRTSIYALDRSFESVLSSFAPPVVGLLAQNVYGYKPVPKGTESIATDRENAKALAQALFTSIGTPMALCCVIYSFLYCTYPRDKARAQMEALIESEMQIIGLDSTPPANQPYSQVKSSEFQENLEDRIIVEMDYGEDELGFDDDDEKTLVNHHPTFSQLDL, from the exons ATGGCGTTTGGATGGCTACAGCTTACTAGCAATATTGGTTCGATTATTGGTGGATTGTTTTCCTTAATGATAGCGCCCgttactcttttgggaattccTGGTTGGAGGCTCGCCTTTCATCTAGTTGGTATCGTCAGCATTATCATTGGTATTTTGGTTCGCTTATTTGCAAATGATCCTCACTTCCCTGATGGCCATCTGAAAGCCACTAATGAAGGTCCTGGTAAATCCTTTAAGTCAGAAGTGCTAGGTCTCGTTCAAGAAGCCAAATCGGTAATAAATATTCGATCCTTCCAGATTATTGTAGCACAGGGTGTTACTGGTTCTTTTCCTTGGTCAGCTTTGTCCTTCGCGCCAATGTGGTTAGAGCTTACTGGACTTTCCCATGAGAAGACTGGAGTTCTTATTTGCTTGTTTGTGGTAGGCAGTTCAATTGGCGGACTCTTTGGAGGCAGGATGGGAGACATGTTATCCCAGCGTCTACCTAATTGTGGTAGGATAATTCTGGCTCAAATAAGCTCAGCATCAGCGATCCCCCTTACAGCGATCCTTCTGCTGGCTTTGCCTGATAATCCTTCTGCAGCATTCATGCATGGTCTGGTCCTGTTTATTACAGGGTTCTGCATATCTTGGAATGCTCCAGCCACAAACAA TCCCATTTTTGCAGAGATTGTGCCTGAGAAGTCAAGAACCAGTATATATGCTCTAGACCGATCATTTGAATCTGTATTATCATCTTTTGCACCTCCGGTTGTTGGACTACTGGCCCAGAATGTTTATGGTTATAAACCAGTGCCTAAAGGTACTGAAAGTATTGCCACAGACAGAGAAAACGCTAAAGCTTTGGCACAAGCGTTGTTCACTTCCATTGGAACTCCAATGGCACTATGTTGTGTTATTTACTCTTTCCTCTATTGCACCTATCCAAGAGATAAGGCGCGGGCTCAAATGGAAGCACTGATAGAATCAGAGATGCAAATCATTGGATTGGATAGTACTCCTCCAGCAAATCAACCATATTCACAAGTCAAATCATCTGAATTCCAAGAGAACCTTGAAGACAGAATCATTGTTGAAATGGATTATGGAGAAGATGAACTTGGTTTTGACGATGATGATGAGAAGACATTAGTCAATCACCATCCGACATTTTCTCAACTGGATCTATAG
- the LOC107016296 gene encoding thiamine pathway transporter THI73-like isoform X1 has translation MKAETVTLVLVNLAGIMERADESLLPGVYKEVGEALHADPTRLGSLTLFRSMVQSLCYPLAAYLAVRHNRAHVIAYGAFLWAAATFLVAFSSTFTQVAVSRALNGIGLAIVAPAIQSLVADSTDDDKRGMAFGWLQLTSNIGSIIGGLFSLMIAPVTLLGIPGWRLAFHLVGIVSIIIGILVRLFANDPHFPDGHLKATNEGPGKSFKSEVLGLVQEAKSVINIRSFQIIVAQGVTGSFPWSALSFAPMWLELTGLSHEKTGVLICLFVVGSSIGGLFGGRMGDMLSQRLPNCGRIILAQISSASAIPLTAILLLALPDNPSAAFMHGLVLFITGFCISWNAPATNNPIFAEIVPEKSRTSIYALDRSFESVLSSFAPPVVGLLAQNVYGYKPVPKGTESIATDRENAKALAQALFTSIGTPMALCCVIYSFLYCTYPRDKARAQMEALIESEMQIIGLDSTPPANQPYSQVKSSEFQENLEDRIIVEMDYGEDELGFDDDDEKTLVNHHPTFSQLDL, from the exons ATGAAGGCAGAAACGGTGACACTTGTGCTGGTGAATTTGGCCGGAATTATGGAAAGAGCAGACGAATCTTTGTTACCTGGTGTGTATAAGGAAGTTGGTGAAGCACTACATGCTGATCCAACGAGATTGGGTTCACTCACGCTTTTCCGATCCATGGTTCAGTCTCTGTGCTACCCTCTTGCAGCTTACCTTGCTGTTCGACACAATCGGGCACATGTTATTGCTTATGGTGCTTTTCTTTGGGCTGCCGCTACTTTTCTTGTTGCTTTCTCTTCCACTTTCACGCAG GTGGCAGTATCGAGAGCTTTAAATGGGATAGGACTTGCCATTGTTGCACCTGCTATTCAGTCTCTTGTAGCTGACTCGACTGATGATGACAAACGTGGGATGGCGTTTGGATGGCTACAGCTTACTAGCAATATTGGTTCGATTATTGGTGGATTGTTTTCCTTAATGATAGCGCCCgttactcttttgggaattccTGGTTGGAGGCTCGCCTTTCATCTAGTTGGTATCGTCAGCATTATCATTGGTATTTTGGTTCGCTTATTTGCAAATGATCCTCACTTCCCTGATGGCCATCTGAAAGCCACTAATGAAGGTCCTGGTAAATCCTTTAAGTCAGAAGTGCTAGGTCTCGTTCAAGAAGCCAAATCGGTAATAAATATTCGATCCTTCCAGATTATTGTAGCACAGGGTGTTACTGGTTCTTTTCCTTGGTCAGCTTTGTCCTTCGCGCCAATGTGGTTAGAGCTTACTGGACTTTCCCATGAGAAGACTGGAGTTCTTATTTGCTTGTTTGTGGTAGGCAGTTCAATTGGCGGACTCTTTGGAGGCAGGATGGGAGACATGTTATCCCAGCGTCTACCTAATTGTGGTAGGATAATTCTGGCTCAAATAAGCTCAGCATCAGCGATCCCCCTTACAGCGATCCTTCTGCTGGCTTTGCCTGATAATCCTTCTGCAGCATTCATGCATGGTCTGGTCCTGTTTATTACAGGGTTCTGCATATCTTGGAATGCTCCAGCCACAAACAA TCCCATTTTTGCAGAGATTGTGCCTGAGAAGTCAAGAACCAGTATATATGCTCTAGACCGATCATTTGAATCTGTATTATCATCTTTTGCACCTCCGGTTGTTGGACTACTGGCCCAGAATGTTTATGGTTATAAACCAGTGCCTAAAGGTACTGAAAGTATTGCCACAGACAGAGAAAACGCTAAAGCTTTGGCACAAGCGTTGTTCACTTCCATTGGAACTCCAATGGCACTATGTTGTGTTATTTACTCTTTCCTCTATTGCACCTATCCAAGAGATAAGGCGCGGGCTCAAATGGAAGCACTGATAGAATCAGAGATGCAAATCATTGGATTGGATAGTACTCCTCCAGCAAATCAACCATATTCACAAGTCAAATCATCTGAATTCCAAGAGAACCTTGAAGACAGAATCATTGTTGAAATGGATTATGGAGAAGATGAACTTGGTTTTGACGATGATGATGAGAAGACATTAGTCAATCACCATCCGACATTTTCTCAACTGGATCTATAG